From the Mesorhizobium koreense genome, the window AACCTTACGGCAGCACGATCCTTCAGACGCCGAACTTCAAGCGGCTCGCCGAGCGCTGCGTCATCTTCGACAAGCACTATATCGGCTCCATGCCCTGCATGCCGGCGCGCCGCGACATGCAGACTGGCCGCCACACCTTCTTGCACCGGAGTTGGGGGCCGCTCGAGCCTTTCGATAATTCCTTCCCGGAGCTTATCAAGACGGTTGGCGGCTATTCGCACCTCATCTCCGATCACTACCATTACTGGGAGGACGGCGGGGCGACTTACCACACCCGGTACAATTCCTTCGAATTCATCCGCGGCCAGGAATCCGATCCCTGGAAGGCGCTGCTCACCTCGCCGATCGACCGTATCCGCGAGAAATATCATCCGAGCCAGAACGATCCGGGCTCCAGGCAGAATCCGTACAATTACATGATCAACCGGGAATTCATCAAAGAGGAAAAGGACTTCCCTTCCGTCCAGTGTTTCGAGGCCGGCTTCCGGTTCCTCGATATCAACCGGACGGCCGACAATTGGTTCCTGCAGATCGAAACCTTCGATCCCCATGAGCCCTTCTTCGCTCCTGACCGGTTCAAGGCAAAGTTCCCGACCGACTATCGCGGCCCGATCCTTGACTGGCCGCGCTACGAGCGCGTGACGGAGCCTCAGGACCAGATCGACGAACTGCGCGCCAACTATTTCGCGCTCCTGACCCTTTGCGACGATCTCCTTGGCCGGTTCCTCGACTATTTCGACGCGCACGACATGTGGGAGGACACTGTCCTGATCCTGACCACGGATCACGGCTTCCTGCTCGGCGAGCACGACTGGTGGGCAAAGAACCGGATGCCGCTCTATGAGGAGATTTCCCACATTCCGCTCTTCATCCATCACCCCGACTTCGTGGGCAAAACGGGCGAGCGCCGGCAGAGCCTGACCCAGACGATCGATTTGATGCCGACGATCTGTGAACTTTTCGGCGCGAATATCCCGCCGGAGGTCGAAGGCAAGTCGCTGCTCAGGCTACTCGAACGCGACGAACCGCAGCGCGAAGCGGCGATGTTCGGCTATTGGGGCGGTGGCGTGAACATCGTCGACGGGCGCTACACCTATTTCTGCTACCCGAAGGACATGAGCAATCAGGACCTTTATCAATACACGTTGATGCCGGCGCACATGACCAAGCTCTTCACGGTCGAGGAATTGAAGAGCGCGAGCCTCGTTCCTCCCTTCGAATTCACCAAGGGCGTGCCGCTGCTTAGGGTCGCGCACAAATCGAAGGCCGATACCAGGACGCACAGCTATCATTTTCCGGAAAAGATGGAGGACACCAATACCGTCCTCTACGATCTCGCGACTGATCCCGGACAGACGACACCAACCGACGACCCCGCCGTCAAGCAACGACTAAAGGACGCTTTGTTCCGGTTAATGCTGGCCAACGATGCACCAAATGAGGCGATCAAGCGAATGAAAGAGTGCTTCGGCGAGTAGTCACCAGAGCCAATTCTATACCGCGTGTCAACCTCCAACATGGTCACTATCGACGTCTGGTTTCGGCAAGCGGCAAGCCGGTCTTACGACCATACGTGGGGGCGCAAAGCGGTCGTCTAGGACCCATTGCTGCAACGCAGCCCTAAAGTCTGTCGTTGAGCAAGTCCATCTTCTCTGCCAGAAGCAGACGTTCGGCATGAACTTGTGTAGCAGCGTCACCCGCCGCGCTCTTTCACTGCCTTCGTGGAAGAAACAAGAAGGCATGGCGTAGGTCGTCTTCACCGAATTGAGAGGATCGAGACCGCTCATAGCAGGTTTGCAATTGGCCTAATTGGCCCGATATTTGAATGCCGATACAGCGCGATCTCGCGGTTGCCTGATACAGAGGCCGTGGAAATCAAAGGTGCCACTGATGGTAGCGGGAAAGGCGTTGCAGGCCATGCCGGCGGCTTGCGGGATTCGGAGCTCACCAAAATGCCTGGCGGCCGGGCTGGCATCCCGAGCCTTTCCCAATTGCATAACTACAACCCCGGATGTACCTATCCATTGAACTGGTACCAGAAATCCATGCCGGCATCGTATAACGATCCGGCCAGAAGTTTGAGCAGCCAGAAGGCATCCGCCTGGACATTTCGACTGTCCCAGTCCCAAAGCGTAACAATGCGGCAGCCGATGATAAAAAGAATGAGAAGCCACATCAGCATGAACCAGTAAGTCACGGATTTACCTAAAAATTCATCCAGCCTTGCTCCCTTCTCAGACAAGATGGCAAACGGCGAATAGACGACCGATATCGCGAGGATGATTCCAAGCACCGCGCGATTGGCAAGAGGGATGACCTGGCAAAAAGCAGCGATCGCGATCAACGTGACGGCGGCTCTGCCGAAAGCCAGCATGGCTTTGAGGAATCGCTCGGACCTGAAAGACAATCCGAGAAGTAGGACAAACGATGCGAGGTACGCCCACCAGGGAAGCGCCGTCAGGCTGCCCGCGACGACATAAACACAAGCTGGTAGCAACAGGATGGATAGCGCCAATTGCGCCATCTCCTGAGCTGTCATGGGATCGCCTCTGTAGCCTCCACCACCCCATCCCGACCCGGAATTGGCACCTGCCGCGGTGAGCGGCTTGAATGCTCCGGACATATCGAGGGGGGCTGAAGTCGGAGGCTTCGGATCCAGCCCCCACTCTTTTCGGAATTGACTTTGCCCGACCGTGAACGCGTCGGCCCCGTGCAGTGGCGCATTCCATCTGTTATTTTTGTAGGGATCGTCGTTCGACATCAGTTCCCTCCACCCCGCATCCAGCACTGCAAAAGGGTCAGAGCTCACCAGACATTGTGCTTGGTGAAGCGCTTGTACTTGCCTCCGTTCACCGGGGATCCGTCTCTGGTTATGTAAACTGTTTCGGCGCGATCATAGACGAAGAGCTTCTTGCCCTTCGGGGAATAGGCGACAGTCTGTTTGACCAAGGTTCCATCCCGCTCGACAACGAACTTGATGGCGAAACGCCCGTTCGCACTTAGGCGCGAAACCGCCAACCGACCTTCGGCATCGTACCCATTGTCCCAGACGAGCTCGTCCCCGCTCTTGAGCTTCGCCTCTTCATGAGCCAGGTGACCACGGTCGAATTTTCCGAAGCTGGTCACCGTGTCGCACGTGTCGACAATGCACGTAGATCTGCGAGAAAGGGTATTTCCGAATTCGTCGTATTCGTAGTCCGTTATCGCGAATTTTTGGTCGCCGTCATATTTGTCATGCGACGGATAAAGGCCCGTCTTCGGATCGTAGTGATAGTCGTACCAAAACTTCGGATAGTGCCAGTAAGCTCGCGTAAGGGCTCCGCTATCATCGAACCACTCGCGCGCATGCCACAGCGCTGCACCGTCTTTCGCTGCCGAGATATTCAGATCGACATGGCCGTCCTGGTAGCTGAACAGACCGATTTTCTCCGCTTCGCCGTTTGGGCTCCGAACCTCGACCCTTGCAGGCCGCATCTTTGCGTCCCGCGCGATCACGGTGATGCTGAGGACTTTTCCATCCGGATTCTTCTCAATCTGTCTAGCCACATGGCTCGTTTGACCCTCGTATTCGAGACCGGTCATGCCCGTCTTCTTGCCGAACTGATAGCGCGTAAAAATTGCGGGCCGACCGACCGCATCGCACTCGACATCGTACCAAGAGGCGGCATCGCCCTTCGCTTCGAGCGCCCCTCGATCTGCCTTCGGGCCGAGGAGAGGATCGTACAGGAACGTGACCAATTGCACGAAGACATATGAGCCGTCGCAACTCTCGTTGGTCGAGGGGGCGGTGCCCGTCCCGATCTGGTCGCCGGTGACCCGCGACGTCGGTTGAGATCGGGTTTTCTGCCAAACCCAGTCCTTGTTTTCATAATGAATCACGACATCGCAGCTGTCGCTGGACATAAACTTGGCGTTCGGGGCGGGGTCACAATGCGGGTCGCCTGCATAAATCGACGCTGAAATCGAGTTCAGCTTTTTGTCGTCGCCGATATCGAAGGCGCCGTCGTACAGATGCTCACGGAAGGTTTCCTTCCAGCCATGGTTTCCTTCGACCATGACGACAACGTCACAGCCGCGATTGCTGCAATTCGCTCCGGAGTAGTGGTCGGAGCAGAGGGTTTCATTCTCGATGAGAAGGGCGTGCGTGCCGTCGGCAAGGGAAATCGGCCTGATTCCCGACATCTTGTCGGCGGGTATGCCGTTCGGATCATAGTCCCTGCAGCTGTTGCGGACTTCCTCGACATAGGATTTCACCGCGCGAGGCAGGTAATCGTATTGCAAGCCGCTCTCCGGAGCCTTCGGCGAGGTGACGGCCGCTTCCTTGACCTCGGCCTGCTTTTCGGGGGCTGCTACGCCTGCCATCTTGTCCCAACTCGTGTCGTCGAGCGAGACGGCTACGCGGAAACCCAAGAGATTGAAGCGCTCGTCGGAACCTTCATCCCGGGTCCACATGCCATCGTCATTACCGTCGCTGTAGCCGAAAATCAGCCGCTCGGACGCGCGCATGGAAAACTGCGTTAGCTCATAGTCACCGCTGCGCGCTGTGAAAAGAACGCAATTCGGCTCGGTCCAGGGCGAACCATCAGTGGGTGCGCCTTGATAGCTCTTGTGGAAGCAGTCCTCGACGGTCTCCTGCGCGTTGCCGCCCATGTCGTACAGACCCCACAGATTTGGCTTGTAGGACCCGACCTCAGCTGTCCAGTCGGGATGAATCTTCTCCGAACAGGACGCAGCCATACCCGCTTGATAACCGGATTTCCGGTCGGCGAAATTCGCGTAGTCGCAGGTTTGCTTGAAGTCGTTGCCCCAATAATTGAACGTCTCAGTTCCGGCCCGATAGGCGTATTCCCACTCGGCCTCTGTTGGCAGCCGATAGTGCTTATTTGTCTTCATTGAGAGCCAGTCGAGATAATCTTTCATCTCGTTGCGGGAAACGCATACAGCTGGTTGCCGTCCTGTGACGGGTAATCCTGGCTGCGCATAGGAACCGTCGCCGATGTAGACCACGTAAGGCGCGTTTTCGGTTTTGTCGCCGCCTTGAACCAGAGTGCCATTGTATTTGAATTTGTTCGGGCCGCTCTCGATGGTGCGGATGCCGCACTTGCCTCCGACCTGAGCGCCCGTTTCTTTCACGTAGGCGTCGAACTCGTCGACGGTAATCTCGAACCGAGCAATGGCGAACGGATAGCCAATCGATACCTGATGCTGCGGTGTCGCCCATTGCACATATTTGAGCTGCTTCATCTCCTTCTGGCTTGCGCCCATCATGAAGGTGCCGGGTGGCAACGGCACCATTTCTGGGCAATGTTCGCAATCGCGGAAGGCTTTGCCCGCTCCGGCGTCCGATGAAGCGGCTGGAGCGGAAACGGTCCCTGCACTGACTACTGTGCCCCCAGCCTCGGCAGTGACCGTGCCAGTCGCTGCGATGGCTGTATTGTCACCGCCACAGTAGATGAGCGCGGTCTTGGCATATTTCGAGGAACCATGCAGATTGAAGGCCGCCACGGGCATGTCGTCGCTGTTCAAAAGCTTCAGCTGCGATCCGGCTTCGAACGATCTTATGAAGCCTCGGGGAGCACTGTCCTCGGAAGTCCAGACCCGATCCTGTCGGGAATAGCGCATCCGAAGACCGAAGCTCTGATTTCCGCCATGGGAATCCGCGACCACCAGCTTGACCGGATATTCGGCATCGACGTCCCGCCCGAGCGCGTCCCCGGCATATTCACGCAGGGAAACCTCGAAGCCCGTGCCGGAATCCCTGGCGCAGGAAAGTCGGAAACGGGCACTTCCATTTTCCGCCATCTGTTCGGCCCGCAACCGCGGGAGGCGGCCGACCGTTATCCCGACGGCCCAGGATTCCTCTGCGGTCTCTCCGTTTCCGCTGCGCTCTCCAGAGATGCGGGAATTCTCTGGGCCTCGCGCTAGCATCAATTGCTCGACCCTGGCCTCCATCTCATAACAGATGACGCTATCGACAGGCGCGAGGCCGCTCAGAACGGCAGTGTCCTTACCTGACGGAAATTCGATTTCGGTGCAGCGTTGTTGAGCCAAGGAAGGCGATATCGAAACCAAGCCTGCTATCAAGGCAAGCACATGCACAGCAATCGCGAGGACGACCTTGTGCATTCCACCCCCCAGGAATGACTAACAAATCCTGAACGGAAAGCTCCCTCATCAGGGGTGTCACTGTCAACTTGAAGAAAAGAGGTAAGCGGGAGAACGAGGGGGTACCCGGGTGCTTCCTGCTCGTGTACTCAATGGCGCCTTGTCGTTGAATGCGAACCGAAACCTGACGGACCGCTCCCGGCCCCGCAGAAGACGGAAATTGATTCCCACTTTGATCACCACGGGATCGTCTGCCGACGTCTATAAATATTAAAGGGAAATGGATCGGCAGATTTCGAATGACTATGCCGGGAAAGCTGCCCTTCCGATCGCGACGCTGGCGTGACGCCACTCCCAGAGCGTCAGCGCCGCATCGATCTGATGCCCGAAGACCTCGGGTTTGGGCGACCCGGTTCCCAGGACCAGTTCCTGGTACGCGTCGCCCAGCGCCAGTTGGACGAGTTGTTCGGCGACGACAGGCGCGGTCGCAGCATCGTGCTCCTCGGCCCATAGCTGTGCGATTGCGACCCGGACTTGGCGCGGTCCAGCCTCCCAGAACAAGCGCCCCAGGCCCGGCATCCGCTCGGCCTCGGCGACGATGGCGCGGTAGAGCCGGACGCTGTCCGGGCTGGTAACGCCGGCCACGAACGTCAGCAGCAGTTCGCGAAGCCGCTGTCCGGCCGGCAGGAACCTTGTCGGCGGCCGGACGACCTCCGGCGCGCACATCGCTTCGACCAGCGCTTCGACCAGCGCCTCCTTCGACCGGAAGTGGCGATAGATGGTCTGCTTACCCACGCCGGCTTCGGCGGCGACCGCGTCCATCGAACCCTGCGCGAACCCCTCGCGCATGAAGACGGCGCGTGCGCCTTCGAGGATCGCCGCGCGCTTGGCGGGGTCGAGGGCGCGTCCGGGTC encodes:
- a CDS encoding sulfatase, whose protein sequence is MKTVFLLFDSLNRLMLEPYGSTILQTPNFKRLAERCVIFDKHYIGSMPCMPARRDMQTGRHTFLHRSWGPLEPFDNSFPELIKTVGGYSHLISDHYHYWEDGGATYHTRYNSFEFIRGQESDPWKALLTSPIDRIREKYHPSQNDPGSRQNPYNYMINREFIKEEKDFPSVQCFEAGFRFLDINRTADNWFLQIETFDPHEPFFAPDRFKAKFPTDYRGPILDWPRYERVTEPQDQIDELRANYFALLTLCDDLLGRFLDYFDAHDMWEDTVLILTTDHGFLLGEHDWWAKNRMPLYEEISHIPLFIHHPDFVGKTGERRQSLTQTIDLMPTICELFGANIPPEVEGKSLLRLLERDEPQREAAMFGYWGGGVNIVDGRYTYFCYPKDMSNQDLYQYTLMPAHMTKLFTVEELKSASLVPPFEFTKGVPLLRVAHKSKADTRTHSYHFPEKMEDTNTVLYDLATDPGQTTPTDDPAVKQRLKDALFRLMLANDAPNEAIKRMKECFGE
- a CDS encoding formylglycine-generating enzyme family protein; the protein is MHKVVLAIAVHVLALIAGLVSISPSLAQQRCTEIEFPSGKDTAVLSGLAPVDSVICYEMEARVEQLMLARGPENSRISGERSGNGETAEESWAVGITVGRLPRLRAEQMAENGSARFRLSCARDSGTGFEVSLREYAGDALGRDVDAEYPVKLVVADSHGGNQSFGLRMRYSRQDRVWTSEDSAPRGFIRSFEAGSQLKLLNSDDMPVAAFNLHGSSKYAKTALIYCGGDNTAIAATGTVTAEAGGTVVSAGTVSAPAASSDAGAGKAFRDCEHCPEMVPLPPGTFMMGASQKEMKQLKYVQWATPQHQVSIGYPFAIARFEITVDEFDAYVKETGAQVGGKCGIRTIESGPNKFKYNGTLVQGGDKTENAPYVVYIGDGSYAQPGLPVTGRQPAVCVSRNEMKDYLDWLSMKTNKHYRLPTEAEWEYAYRAGTETFNYWGNDFKQTCDYANFADRKSGYQAGMAASCSEKIHPDWTAEVGSYKPNLWGLYDMGGNAQETVEDCFHKSYQGAPTDGSPWTEPNCVLFTARSGDYELTQFSMRASERLIFGYSDGNDDGMWTRDEGSDERFNLLGFRVAVSLDDTSWDKMAGVAAPEKQAEVKEAAVTSPKAPESGLQYDYLPRAVKSYVEEVRNSCRDYDPNGIPADKMSGIRPISLADGTHALLIENETLCSDHYSGANCSNRGCDVVVMVEGNHGWKETFREHLYDGAFDIGDDKKLNSISASIYAGDPHCDPAPNAKFMSSDSCDVVIHYENKDWVWQKTRSQPTSRVTGDQIGTGTAPSTNESCDGSYVFVQLVTFLYDPLLGPKADRGALEAKGDAASWYDVECDAVGRPAIFTRYQFGKKTGMTGLEYEGQTSHVARQIEKNPDGKVLSITVIARDAKMRPARVEVRSPNGEAEKIGLFSYQDGHVDLNISAAKDGAALWHAREWFDDSGALTRAYWHYPKFWYDYHYDPKTGLYPSHDKYDGDQKFAITDYEYDEFGNTLSRRSTCIVDTCDTVTSFGKFDRGHLAHEEAKLKSGDELVWDNGYDAEGRLAVSRLSANGRFAIKFVVERDGTLVKQTVAYSPKGKKLFVYDRAETVYITRDGSPVNGGKYKRFTKHNVW
- a CDS encoding TetR/AcrR family transcriptional regulator, with protein sequence MTTSTSSRPGRALDPAKRAAILEGARAVFMREGFAQGSMDAVAAEAGVGKQTIYRHFRSKEALVEALVEAMCAPEVVRPPTRFLPAGQRLRELLLTFVAGVTSPDSVRLYRAIVAEAERMPGLGRLFWEAGPRQVRVAIAQLWAEEHDAATAPVVAEQLVQLALGDAYQELVLGTGSPKPEVFGHQIDAALTLWEWRHASVAIGRAAFPA